From the genome of Scytonema hofmannii PCC 7110, one region includes:
- a CDS encoding NAD(P)H-quinone oxidoreductase subunit 5 produces MEVIYQYAWLIPVLPLLGAMLVGLGLLSLNQVTNSLRKLNSSLIISLMGAAMGLSFALLWSQIQGHPSYTHTLEWAAAGNFHLSMGYTIDHLAALMLAIVTTVAFLVMVYTDGYMAHDPSYVRFYAYLSLFGSSMLGLVISPNLVQVYIFWELVGMCSYLLVGFWYDRKAAADACQKAFVTNRVGDFGLLLGILGLFWATGSFDFDVMGIRLEELVQNGSLSNLLAILFAILVFLGPVAKSAQFPLHVWLPDAMEGPTPISALIHAATMVAAGVFLIARMYPVFEHIPAAMHVIAYTGAFTAFLGATIAMTQNDIKKGLAYSTISQLGYMVMAMGVGAYTAGLFHLMTHAYFKAMLFLGSGSVIHGMEGVVGHDPALAQDIRLMGGLRKFMPVTAITFLIGCLAIAGVPPFAGFWSKDEILGAAFNANPLLWFVGWLTAGITAFYMFRMYLTTFEGKFRGNQTDKWEKLTSPIGMALVTGFDTTRAFGPGAMTRGELEESSSQHHHEDHGHDAHGHGHSEYPHESPWTMTLPLVILAFPSMLIGLLGTPFANYFEEFIYSPNETSAEVLEKAASFNPTEFYIMAGSSVGISLIGITLAFLTYSWAKINPVEIAAKVKPLYELSLNKWYFDDIYHRVFVVGLRRLARQVMEVDFRVVDGAVNLTGFFTLVSGEGLKYLENGRAQFYALIVFGAVLGLVIVFGVT; encoded by the coding sequence ATGGAAGTAATCTATCAGTATGCTTGGCTGATTCCGGTATTACCTCTTCTTGGGGCAATGCTGGTCGGTCTGGGGTTACTCTCGTTGAATCAGGTGACTAACAGCTTGCGAAAGTTAAATTCGTCACTCATCATATCCCTCATGGGAGCCGCGATGGGTCTTTCGTTTGCTTTGTTATGGAGTCAAATTCAAGGACACCCCTCTTATACCCATACCTTAGAGTGGGCTGCAGCAGGCAATTTTCACCTGAGCATGGGCTACACTATTGACCATCTGGCAGCTCTCATGTTAGCGATCGTGACAACTGTAGCCTTCCTAGTTATGGTTTATACAGATGGCTACATGGCTCATGACCCAAGCTATGTCCGGTTTTACGCCTATCTCAGCTTGTTTGGTTCCTCAATGTTGGGTTTGGTAATCAGCCCCAACCTAGTACAGGTTTATATCTTCTGGGAACTAGTGGGGATGTGTTCCTACCTGCTAGTTGGTTTTTGGTACGATCGCAAAGCTGCAGCAGATGCGTGTCAGAAAGCATTTGTAACCAACCGTGTAGGAGACTTTGGATTGCTGTTAGGCATTCTAGGGTTGTTCTGGGCAACGGGAAGCTTTGATTTTGATGTGATGGGCATTCGTCTTGAAGAACTCGTTCAGAACGGTTCTTTAAGCAATCTGCTTGCCATATTGTTTGCGATTTTAGTTTTCCTGGGACCGGTTGCCAAATCTGCCCAATTCCCGCTTCACGTGTGGTTGCCAGATGCGATGGAAGGTCCGACTCCCATCTCGGCTCTAATCCATGCAGCAACAATGGTGGCAGCAGGCGTTTTCCTAATTGCCCGGATGTACCCAGTTTTTGAACATATTCCGGCGGCAATGCATGTGATTGCTTACACAGGAGCATTCACAGCGTTTTTGGGTGCGACAATTGCGATGACTCAAAACGACATCAAAAAAGGTCTGGCATACTCCACCATCTCCCAACTTGGTTACATGGTGATGGCAATGGGAGTAGGTGCATACACAGCAGGGCTGTTCCACCTCATGACCCACGCCTACTTTAAGGCGATGCTGTTCCTTGGTTCCGGTTCTGTGATTCATGGTATGGAAGGAGTCGTTGGTCACGACCCTGCCTTAGCACAAGATATCCGGTTGATGGGTGGGCTGCGGAAGTTCATGCCAGTAACGGCAATTACCTTTTTGATTGGTTGCTTGGCAATTGCCGGTGTACCGCCCTTTGCTGGTTTCTGGTCAAAAGATGAAATCCTTGGAGCCGCCTTTAACGCAAATCCACTTCTGTGGTTTGTGGGTTGGCTGACTGCAGGAATCACCGCTTTTTATATGTTCCGGATGTACTTAACCACCTTTGAAGGTAAATTCCGGGGCAATCAAACTGATAAGTGGGAAAAACTCACGTCCCCAATCGGGATGGCACTTGTCACAGGTTTTGATACGACACGTGCTTTTGGTCCCGGTGCAATGACCAGGGGAGAACTAGAAGAATCTTCTTCCCAACACCACCATGAAGACCACGGACACGACGCACACGGTCACGGACACAGTGAATATCCCCATGAATCACCGTGGACAATGACCCTGCCGTTAGTTATTTTGGCATTTCCTTCCATGCTCATTGGTTTGCTAGGGACTCCTTTTGCCAACTATTTTGAGGAGTTCATCTACTCACCCAATGAAACAAGCGCGGAAGTGCTAGAAAAAGCAGCTTCGTTCAACCCAACAGAGTTCTACATCATGGCAGGAAGTTCAGTAGGAATTTCCTTGATTGGGATTACCCTGGCTTTCTTAACATACTCCTGGGCTAAAATCAACCCCGTGGAGATAGCGGCAAAAGTGAAACCACTTTATGAGTTATCCCTCAACAAGTGGTACTTTGACGACATCTACCACCGCGTATTTGTCGTTGGTTTGCGTCGTTTGGCGAGACAAGTCATGGAAGTGGACTTCCGTGTAGTTGACGGTGCGGTAAACCTCACTGGATTTTTCACCCTCGTCAGTGGCGAAGGTCTAAAGTACTTAGAAAATGGTCGCGCTCAATTCTATGCCCTAATCGTTTTTGGGGCTGTGTTGGGCTTAGTGATTGTTTTCGGTGTCACATAA
- a CDS encoding thioredoxin family protein, whose translation MVLSVSERTFTQEVSESPIPVLVNFEAPWCGLCKIIQPLLLQFKSQCGDQVKLVSVNADDNFKLATTYRLKSLPTLLLIENGIVRQRLESFRGREDLLQALEEIKICYINRPKTYQKSKVADLGCRSA comes from the coding sequence ATGGTGTTGTCGGTAAGTGAGAGAACATTTACTCAAGAAGTTTCAGAATCTCCAATTCCTGTTTTAGTCAATTTTGAAGCACCTTGGTGTGGTTTGTGTAAAATTATTCAGCCGTTACTGTTGCAGTTCAAATCGCAATGCGGAGACCAAGTTAAATTGGTGAGCGTCAATGCTGATGATAACTTCAAACTAGCGACTACCTATCGACTCAAATCACTACCAACTCTACTTTTAATAGAAAACGGCATAGTCAGACAGCGTTTAGAGAGTTTTCGCGGGCGGGAAGATTTACTTCAAGCCCTAGAAGAAATCAAAATCTGCTACATCAATCGACCCAAAACATACCAAAAGTCAAAAGTTGCTGATTTAGGTTGTAGGTCAGCATGA
- a CDS encoding NAD(P)H-quinone oxidoreductase subunit 4, translated as MNTANFPWLTTIILFPIAASLLVPWIPDKEGKTVRWYALTIGLIDFALIVYAFYTRYDFSNPDLQLVESYSWIPQLGLNWSVGADGLSMPLIILTGFITTLAMLAAWPVTLKPRLFYFLMLAMYGGQIAVFAVQDILLFFLVWELELVPVYILLSIWGGKKRQYAATKFILYTAGGSLFILIAGLTMAFHGGTVTFDMQALGAKDYAINLQLWLYAAFLIAYAVKLPIFPLHTWLPDAHGEATAPVHMLLAGVLLKMGGYALIRMNAQMLPDAHVIFAPVLVILGIVNIIYAALTSFAQRNLKRKIAYSSISHMGFVAIGIASFTDLGLNGAMLQMVSHGLIGASLFFLVGATYDRTHTLMLDEMGGVGKKMGKMFAMWTTCSLASLALPGMSGFVAELMIFVGFSTSDAYNPTFKVIVVFLMAVGVILTPIYLLSMLREIFYGKENEELVAHQKLIDAEPREIFIIACLLVPIIGIGLYPKILTQVYDASTVKLTARLRDSIPVLADEKAPAVSFSAPAIGN; from the coding sequence ATGAACACAGCAAATTTTCCATGGCTGACGACGATTATTCTTTTCCCGATAGCGGCGTCACTGCTAGTTCCCTGGATTCCCGATAAAGAAGGCAAAACAGTGCGCTGGTATGCCCTAACTATAGGGTTGATAGATTTTGCATTGATTGTTTACGCTTTTTACACCAGATACGACTTCTCCAATCCTGACTTACAGTTGGTTGAGAGTTACAGCTGGATTCCGCAACTCGGTTTGAATTGGTCGGTAGGGGCAGATGGTTTATCTATGCCCCTTATTATTTTGACTGGATTCATTACCACACTGGCGATGTTAGCAGCATGGCCCGTGACGCTTAAGCCAAGGTTGTTTTACTTTTTGATGCTGGCGATGTATGGCGGTCAGATTGCCGTATTCGCCGTACAGGACATACTCCTGTTTTTCTTGGTTTGGGAACTGGAATTGGTACCAGTTTATATTCTGCTTTCCATTTGGGGTGGTAAAAAACGGCAATACGCGGCAACCAAGTTTATTTTGTACACTGCGGGTGGGTCGCTGTTTATCTTAATTGCTGGTTTGACAATGGCATTTCACGGCGGTACTGTCACTTTTGACATGCAAGCGCTTGGCGCCAAAGATTATGCAATCAATCTACAACTGTGGCTTTACGCTGCGTTTTTGATTGCTTATGCTGTCAAACTGCCAATCTTCCCGTTACATACCTGGTTACCAGATGCTCACGGTGAAGCGACAGCCCCCGTACATATGTTGCTGGCAGGTGTTCTGTTGAAAATGGGCGGTTACGCTTTGATTCGCATGAATGCCCAAATGCTACCAGATGCCCATGTTATATTTGCTCCCGTGTTGGTGATTTTGGGTATCGTAAATATTATTTACGCTGCCCTCACATCATTTGCCCAGCGCAATCTGAAGCGAAAAATTGCCTACTCCTCAATTTCTCACATGGGCTTTGTGGCAATTGGTATTGCTTCCTTCACCGACTTGGGTTTGAATGGAGCGATGCTGCAAATGGTTTCCCATGGTTTGATTGGGGCGAGTTTGTTCTTCTTGGTAGGGGCAACTTACGATCGCACCCACACCCTCATGTTGGATGAAATGGGTGGTGTTGGTAAGAAAATGGGTAAGATGTTCGCCATGTGGACAACTTGTTCTTTGGCATCCCTAGCATTACCTGGAATGAGTGGTTTTGTTGCCGAGTTGATGATTTTTGTTGGGTTTTCCACCAGTGATGCCTATAACCCCACCTTTAAAGTTATTGTGGTGTTCTTGATGGCAGTGGGAGTGATTTTGACTCCAATTTATCTGCTATCCATGTTGCGGGAAATTTTCTACGGCAAAGAGAACGAAGAATTAGTCGCTCATCAAAAGCTGATCGATGCCGAACCCCGCGAAATCTTTATCATTGCCTGCTTGTTAGTACCAATTATCGGTATTGGATTGTATCCCAAGATACTAACTCAGGTTTATGATGCAAGTACTGTAAAGCTAACAGCACGGTTGAGAGATTCTATACCAGTGTTGGCAGACGAAAAAGCGCCTGCGGTATCGTTTAGTGCGCCTGCTATTGGAAATTAG
- a CDS encoding LysR family transcriptional regulator: MNQATLHQLKVFEAAARHGSFTRAAEELFLTQPTVSMQIKQLTKSVGLPLFEQVGKRLYLTEAGRELFATCRQIFETISQFEMKVADLKGLKRGQLRLAVITTAKYFIPRLLGPFCQLYPGIDIALQVTNHEGILERMVGNLDDLYIMSQVPEHLDVSYQPFLPNPLVVLAPINHPLAGEKNIPVQRLSEEPFIMREPGSGTRRAVQKLFDEQGVTVKVKLELGSNEAIKQAIAGGLGISVLSRHTLIDGKDLTVLDVEHFPIQRNWYMVYPAGKQLSIVARTYFEYLLEAAKQFSDRTVDFSYTVVNESELKVEF, translated from the coding sequence TTGAACCAAGCAACGCTGCATCAGTTGAAAGTGTTCGAGGCTGCAGCTCGTCATGGGAGCTTTACTCGTGCTGCTGAAGAATTATTTCTTACCCAGCCCACCGTCTCCATGCAGATCAAGCAACTGACAAAATCGGTGGGATTGCCATTATTTGAGCAAGTCGGGAAGCGCTTGTATCTGACAGAAGCTGGTCGCGAACTGTTCGCCACTTGTCGGCAAATTTTTGAGACAATCTCTCAATTTGAAATGAAAGTGGCAGATTTAAAAGGGCTGAAGCGAGGACAATTGCGTCTGGCTGTCATCACCACAGCAAAATATTTTATTCCACGCTTACTTGGTCCGTTTTGTCAACTCTATCCTGGGATTGATATTGCCCTGCAAGTGACAAATCACGAAGGCATTCTAGAACGCATGGTCGGTAATCTGGATGACTTGTATATCATGAGTCAAGTTCCCGAACATTTGGATGTCAGTTACCAACCCTTTTTACCTAATCCTCTCGTTGTTTTAGCACCAATCAATCATCCTTTGGCAGGTGAAAAGAATATTCCTGTTCAACGTCTTTCTGAAGAACCTTTTATTATGCGCGAACCTGGTTCGGGTACGCGGCGAGCCGTGCAGAAGTTATTTGATGAGCAGGGAGTGACAGTAAAAGTCAAACTAGAATTGGGAAGTAATGAGGCGATAAAGCAGGCGATCGCAGGTGGTTTGGGAATTTCCGTTCTCTCCCGACACACCTTAATTGATGGCAAAGATTTAACTGTTTTGGATGTGGAACATTTCCCCATTCAACGGAATTGGTACATGGTTTATCCTGCAGGAAAACAGCTATCTATCGTTGCTCGTACTTATTTTGAGTATTTGTTAGAAGCTGCAAAGCAATTTTCGGATCGAACTGTTGACTTTAGTTATACTGTGGTCAATGAGAGCGAACTGAAAGTGGAATTTTAA
- a CDS encoding transferase: MSVPPLRLRDSFDSYIGGEVVIHPSAVIAPGVILQAAPNSKIIIGSGVCIGMGSILQVHEGTLEVEAGASLGSGFLMIGQGKIGANACIGAATTVFNCSVDSGQVVAAGSVIGDSSRRMTVSAELIGDTKEPQLSASHPSSSSTELEPGKKEQEEKETGGQEKASSPDSLSEQPHQREPPSSAEPSTSTTEETSTNSSTTIGTFIYGQENIQRLMVTLFPHKKNP; encoded by the coding sequence ATGTCAGTGCCACCACTGCGCCTAAGAGATAGCTTTGATTCTTATATTGGTGGCGAGGTGGTTATTCATCCAAGTGCTGTCATTGCACCTGGTGTGATACTCCAAGCGGCTCCAAACAGCAAAATTATTATCGGTTCGGGGGTCTGTATTGGAATGGGGTCAATTCTCCAAGTCCATGAAGGAACCTTAGAGGTAGAAGCGGGCGCAAGCCTTGGCTCTGGGTTCTTAATGATTGGACAAGGCAAAATAGGAGCAAATGCCTGTATAGGAGCAGCAACAACAGTTTTTAATTGTTCTGTTGACTCCGGACAAGTTGTTGCTGCTGGTTCGGTTATTGGAGATAGCAGCCGCCGCATGACTGTATCTGCCGAACTGATTGGTGATACAAAAGAGCCACAACTGTCTGCAAGTCATCCAAGTTCAAGTAGTACAGAGTTAGAGCCTGGAAAGAAAGAACAGGAAGAGAAAGAGACAGGGGGACAAGAAAAGGCTTCATCTCCCGATTCATTAAGCGAGCAACCCCATCAACGGGAACCTCCCTCAAGCGCTGAACCCTCTACTTCCACAACAGAAGAAACTTCTACCAATTCATCAACTACTATTGGCACCTTTATTTACGGACAAGAAAACATACAACGGCTAATGGTTACATTGTTTCCCCACAAAAAAAATCCTTAA
- a CDS encoding BMC domain-containing protein, producing the protein MQSSYRQDDFKDTALGLVSTESFPAIVGIADNMLKSAGVHLVGYEKIGGGYCTAIVRGAIADVRLAVETGVQVGEQMHQQVSSLVLARPFPNLEVILPISKRFSVLSQGDGYSRLSNQAIGLVETRGFPAMVGAADAMLKAADVQLAAYEKIGAGLCTAIIRGSVANVVVAVEVGMYEAERIGELNAVMVIPRPLDELEETLPVASCWIEERQPFNLPISFKEQIAEVELLELPDLAELPMKVTEE; encoded by the coding sequence ATGCAGTCATCATACCGTCAAGACGACTTCAAAGATACTGCTTTAGGGCTGGTATCTACTGAAAGTTTTCCGGCAATAGTCGGTATAGCAGATAATATGTTGAAATCTGCAGGGGTTCACCTGGTTGGATATGAAAAAATAGGCGGCGGTTATTGTACTGCTATTGTCAGAGGTGCGATCGCGGATGTACGTTTGGCGGTAGAGACTGGAGTTCAAGTTGGCGAACAAATGCACCAACAAGTTTCTAGCCTAGTCCTTGCCCGACCTTTCCCCAACTTGGAAGTGATACTACCTATTTCCAAACGCTTTAGCGTACTTTCACAAGGGGATGGCTACAGTCGTTTGAGCAACCAAGCCATAGGTTTGGTAGAAACGCGGGGTTTTCCAGCAATGGTGGGAGCTGCGGATGCAATGCTCAAAGCTGCTGATGTCCAATTAGCAGCCTATGAAAAAATTGGTGCGGGTTTGTGTACGGCTATTATTCGAGGCTCTGTTGCGAATGTAGTCGTAGCAGTAGAAGTTGGGATGTACGAAGCAGAACGCATTGGGGAATTAAATGCAGTCATGGTTATTCCCAGACCATTAGATGAATTGGAGGAAACCTTACCAGTGGCTAGTTGTTGGATAGAGGAACGTCAACCTTTCAATTTGCCAATCAGTTTCAAGGAACAAATTGCAGAAGTAGAACTTTTGGAGTTACCAGACTTAGCCGAATTACCCATGAAAGTGACAGAAGAATAA
- a CDS encoding ribulose bisphosphate carboxylase small subunit, whose protein sequence is MVVGSTAAPPTPWSRNLAEPKIHESAFVHSFSNVIGDVHIGANVIIAPGTFVRADEGTPFYIGENTNLQDGVVVHGLEQGRIVGDDQNEYSVWIGSNASITHMALIHGPAYVGDNCFIGFRSTVFNARVGAGCIVMMHALIQEVEIPPGKYVPSGAIITTQQQADRLPDVQDQDKHFAHHVVGINQALRSGYLCAADSKCIRRVRDELDNSYTSNGVNGLERSNDVASSSLGAETVEQVRYLLEQGYKIGTEHVDQRRFRTGSWQSCQPIEARSVGEAIAVLEGCLRDHSGEYVRLFGIDPNGKRRVLETIIQRPDGVANPSSTFKAPTTSTSNSSYNGNGNSTSTSSNKINGDITQQISQLLNQGFKIGMEHVDERRFRTGSWQSCSPVNATSTREVIAALEECMRSHQGEYVRLIGIDPKAKRRVLETIIQRPGAPVSSISSSSSGFSASSSSHSTATASATSTRLSSEVVDQLRQLIASGYKISAEHVDQRRFRTGSWSSCGQIEANSASKAASALEAFLTEYPGEYVRLVGIDPNAKRRVTEVIIQRP, encoded by the coding sequence ATAGTAGTTGGCAGCACGGCAGCACCCCCAACCCCGTGGTCAAGAAATTTAGCTGAGCCGAAAATCCATGAAAGTGCATTTGTACACTCTTTTTCCAACGTTATTGGAGATGTACATATCGGTGCCAATGTAATTATTGCACCAGGCACTTTTGTTCGGGCAGATGAGGGTACGCCTTTTTATATAGGTGAAAACACTAACCTACAGGATGGTGTGGTTGTTCATGGATTGGAGCAAGGACGGATCGTTGGTGATGACCAAAATGAGTATTCGGTATGGATTGGTAGCAATGCTTCTATTACTCATATGGCTCTCATTCACGGACCTGCCTATGTTGGAGACAATTGCTTTATCGGCTTTCGCTCAACAGTATTTAACGCTAGGGTAGGGGCAGGCTGCATTGTCATGATGCACGCTTTGATCCAAGAGGTGGAAATTCCTCCCGGTAAGTACGTACCTTCTGGAGCTATAATTACTACTCAGCAACAAGCAGATCGCTTACCGGATGTGCAAGACCAAGATAAGCACTTTGCCCACCATGTTGTAGGGATTAACCAGGCTTTGCGATCTGGCTATCTTTGTGCTGCAGATAGTAAGTGTATTAGAAGAGTTAGAGATGAGTTAGATAATTCTTATACAAGCAACGGTGTTAACGGATTAGAAAGGAGTAATGACGTGGCGAGCAGTAGCTTGGGTGCTGAAACAGTAGAACAGGTACGCTACCTGTTGGAGCAAGGGTACAAGATTGGCACAGAGCATGTAGACCAAAGACGGTTCCGCACAGGCTCTTGGCAAAGTTGTCAACCCATAGAAGCGAGATCCGTTGGAGAAGCGATCGCAGTTTTGGAAGGTTGTCTGAGAGATCACTCAGGAGAATATGTACGCCTGTTTGGTATTGACCCCAATGGCAAACGGCGCGTGTTGGAGACGATAATACAACGTCCGGATGGAGTTGCAAACCCATCTTCTACTTTTAAGGCTCCTACTACATCAACGAGCAATAGCAGCTACAACGGCAATGGCAACAGTACAAGCACGAGTAGCAACAAAATTAACGGCGATATTACACAGCAAATCAGCCAGTTATTAAACCAGGGTTTCAAAATTGGCATGGAACACGTGGATGAGCGTCGCTTCCGCACGGGTTCTTGGCAAAGCTGTAGCCCTGTGAATGCAACAAGTACAAGAGAGGTCATTGCTGCATTAGAAGAATGTATGAGATCTCACCAAGGCGAGTACGTGCGGCTGATTGGGATTGACCCCAAAGCCAAGCGTCGGGTATTAGAAACCATCATTCAAAGACCGGGCGCTCCAGTTTCTTCAATTAGCTCCTCCAGTTCAGGATTTAGTGCATCTTCCTCCAGCCACTCCACAGCAACTGCATCGGCTACCAGTACCCGTTTAAGTTCTGAAGTCGTTGACCAGCTGCGACAGCTAATTGCCAGTGGATATAAAATTAGTGCAGAACACGTAGATCAACGGCGATTCCGTACTGGTTCTTGGTCTAGCTGCGGACAGATTGAAGCTAATTCCGCATCAAAAGCAGCATCAGCATTGGAAGCTTTCCTGACAGAGTATCCAGGAGAATACGTGCGCTTAGTTGGCATTGACCCCAACGCTAAGCGCCGTGTCACAGAGGTGATTATTCAACGTCCGTAA
- a CDS encoding GNAT family N-acetyltransferase: protein MASTSIQVEDLPDEIRVKLPRYPLIPATLLGRLAVDERYQGQGLGAFLLVDALRRSLMSEIASMAVVVDAKDDQARAFYEHHRFTPFFNQSRRLYLPMTIIAKQFSNK from the coding sequence TTGGCTTCTACATCAATTCAAGTAGAAGATTTACCAGACGAGATCCGTGTAAAACTGCCTAGGTATCCTCTTATCCCAGCAACGCTGTTGGGCCGGCTTGCTGTCGATGAACGCTATCAGGGGCAAGGGCTAGGAGCTTTTTTACTGGTCGATGCTCTGCGGCGAAGTTTGATGAGTGAAATTGCGTCAATGGCAGTGGTGGTAGATGCTAAGGATGACCAAGCACGGGCTTTTTATGAACATCATCGATTTACGCCGTTTTTTAACCAGTCTCGACGGTTGTACTTACCGATGACAATTATTGCAAAACAGTTTTCAAATAAATGA
- a CDS encoding DUF1778 domain-containing protein has product MLDRQKLDKTEDRRSKPERLEARLTREQKELLQRAADLEGRSLTDFVVSHAQIAALQTIEEYTIIKLSREDSKAFIDALLNPPELHPDEPLARAIGHYKDSMGLV; this is encoded by the coding sequence ATGCTTGATAGGCAAAAACTTGATAAAACAGAGGACAGGCGGAGCAAACCGGAACGCCTAGAAGCTCGTCTTACCCGCGAACAGAAGGAATTGTTACAGAGGGCAGCAGATCTTGAAGGCAGAAGCCTTACTGATTTTGTGGTCAGTCATGCTCAGATTGCTGCATTACAGACGATTGAAGAATATACTATCATCAAGCTCAGTCGAGAAGACAGCAAGGCTTTTATTGATGCTCTTCTTAATCCTCCTGAGTTACATCCCGATGAACCTTTGGCGCGGGCGATCGGTCATTATAAGGACAGTATGGGTCTGGTGTGA
- a CDS encoding mucoidy inhibitor MuiA family protein: MTAVETEIIAVTVYTDQALVTRQGVVTLTGLERELIVTKLPNTLDTESVRVSGMGTVTVRLSQVSVERVFTSEPATRQLVQLKGQIQQMEAEWRFLQAQIDALDLQSKFLEGLREKTEEPFAQSLSRKNLSPSETLDFLNFLGSQYAEYAIATGDYQVQQQELDKQLEVLRQQMQQLQTSHGQENFCLTIAVEPAGAGDFELEVSYVVLNASWVPLYDLAVNTNSHSLNLNYLAEVSQSTGEDWIGVTLTLSTAKPGLGTLPPKAEPWFIDVPSPPENLLRARAMHRLTPGVAMASSTTENNYTDTEQLEENFVQAESVMAEISREGSAVSFKLNSSGHIPSDGAPHKTTIFNDDYPCQFEYIAAPRLVSFAYLQANVKNITNGATLLAGKANIFRDNTFVGTTRLENTALGQEFKLNLGIDESLNIERDLVERQVDKKLIGNNRRITYGYRIIITNLLNQEIYLKLTEQLPVSRNEQVKVRLTRSNPQIQLGEMGILEWALTLPPEAKREIYYQFTVEHPPELSVQGLGV, from the coding sequence ATGACAGCAGTAGAAACTGAAATTATTGCAGTGACAGTTTACACTGACCAAGCTCTAGTAACAAGGCAGGGTGTTGTCACGCTTACAGGACTTGAACGGGAATTAATCGTTACCAAATTACCAAATACTTTAGATACAGAATCGGTCAGAGTCAGTGGTATGGGTACGGTGACGGTACGCTTATCACAAGTAAGCGTAGAAAGAGTCTTCACATCCGAACCAGCAACAAGGCAGCTTGTACAATTGAAGGGGCAAATTCAGCAAATGGAAGCAGAATGGCGCTTTTTACAAGCCCAAATTGATGCTTTGGATTTGCAATCTAAGTTTCTAGAGGGTTTGCGCGAAAAAACAGAAGAACCTTTCGCACAGAGTTTGTCACGCAAAAATCTCAGCCCTAGCGAAACTTTGGATTTTTTGAACTTTTTGGGAAGTCAATATGCCGAGTATGCGATCGCTACAGGAGATTACCAGGTTCAACAGCAAGAACTAGACAAGCAGTTAGAAGTTCTCCGCCAACAGATGCAACAACTCCAAACCTCTCATGGTCAAGAAAATTTTTGCTTGACTATAGCGGTAGAACCTGCTGGTGCGGGTGACTTTGAGTTAGAGGTGTCCTATGTAGTCCTAAATGCTAGTTGGGTGCCACTTTACGATCTAGCAGTCAATACCAACAGTCATTCCCTCAACCTCAACTATTTAGCAGAAGTCAGCCAAAGTACTGGAGAAGATTGGATTGGTGTTACCTTAACCCTCTCCACTGCCAAACCAGGGCTGGGAACGTTACCACCCAAAGCAGAACCTTGGTTTATAGATGTCCCAAGTCCTCCAGAAAATCTCCTGCGTGCAAGAGCCATGCACCGACTCACGCCGGGAGTGGCTATGGCATCTTCTACTACAGAAAATAATTATACCGATACTGAGCAATTAGAAGAAAACTTTGTTCAAGCCGAAAGCGTTATGGCAGAAATTTCCAGAGAAGGAAGTGCCGTTAGTTTTAAATTAAATAGTAGCGGTCATATTCCCAGTGACGGCGCACCTCATAAAACGACAATTTTTAACGATGACTATCCCTGTCAGTTTGAGTATATAGCCGCACCGCGTTTGGTAAGCTTCGCCTATCTACAAGCGAACGTGAAGAACATCACAAATGGTGCCACTTTACTAGCAGGCAAAGCAAATATTTTTCGAGACAATACCTTTGTAGGAACAACTCGATTAGAAAATACTGCACTCGGTCAAGAGTTCAAGCTAAACTTGGGCATTGATGAAAGTTTAAATATTGAGCGTGACTTAGTTGAGCGTCAAGTCGATAAAAAGCTAATAGGTAACAATCGCAGGATTACTTACGGTTATCGGATTATCATTACCAATTTATTGAATCAAGAAATTTATTTAAAACTCACCGAACAACTGCCAGTTAGCCGTAACGAGCAGGTCAAAGTTCGCCTCACACGCAGCAATCCGCAAATTCAACTAGGTGAAATGGGGATATTGGAATGGGCTTTGACTCTGCCACCTGAAGCAAAGCGAGAGATATATTACCAGTTTACTGTAGAACATCCACCTGAATTGTCAGTTCAAGGTTTAGGTGTTTGA